AAGCGCTTACACCGCGTTTCTAAGGCGCGATCGCAACGATCATCGGCCCGATCGGGACTAGACCGTCCATCCGGTAATTGGCCGGATCCCACAGGCTCGACACCGCGCCGTCGAGGTAAAGCGCGTTGCGGCAGCCGAGCGGCCCGGCGAACAACCGCGCGAATTTGCCGAAGCTGACCGGTGCATCGCTGATCGCGAAGACCGCGACGCCGCCCGCGTCCACACCGACGCCGTTTCGGACATAGCGTGAGCGACCGTCGGCATCGAACCGCGGGTTGAGCTTGCCGTCGATGACCAGCATCGGTCCGCTCTGCGTTGCCCAGCGGATATCAGGCGAAGGTTGAAAGTCAGCGGTGGTGACCACCTCGGCCGCGCCGTCATCGCGAACCAGGAACACTCCGTTCGGCTGCAGGTGGAAGTTGCCGCCGCCGTCTGTCCGCCGGTTGATCGACCTCATCTCGCGCCCTTCGGCGATCGCCAAGCCAATCGGCCGACCCTCCTCGTCGAACATGCCGGCGTTCATCGCGAAGCGGACCTTGGCGGCGCGGGGGCCCACCACCTGCTCCAGCGCGACGAAGCTGCGCAAGGGCCGATCCCGAGCATCGTCGAGCGCAAGCTCCAGCCGCGCTTCGGGATCGCGACAGATGGTGAAGCGCTGGCCTTCGAACAGCAGGGATCGGCACGCACCGGTCGCCGCCGCATCAGCGATGTCGGGGGCAGGGTCCGGACGTTTGCATGCCGCGAGCAGGA
Above is a window of Sphingomonas glaciei DNA encoding:
- a CDS encoding phosphodiester glycosidase family protein, whose translation is MQIVLLLVLLLAACKRPDPAPDIADAAATGACRSLLFEGQRFTICRDPEARLELALDDARDRPLRSFVALEQVVGPRAAKVRFAMNAGMFDEEGRPIGLAIAEGREMRSINRRTDGGGNFHLQPNGVFLVRDDGAAEVVTTADFQPSPDIRWATQSGPMLVIDGKLNPRFDADGRSRYVRNGVGVDAGGVAVFAISDAPVSFGKFARLFAGPLGCRNALYLDGAVSSLWDPANYRMDGLVPIGPMIVAIAP